The following coding sequences are from one Diabrotica virgifera virgifera chromosome 2, PGI_DIABVI_V3a window:
- the LOC126880971 gene encoding zinc finger protein 431-like has product MTVHTGEKQYQCEICFKSFSTNSNLKEHMRTHTGEKPFQCEICSKSFSYSNNLKIHMITHSKEKPYQCEICLKSFTQNCTLKKHMKSHTGEKPYISVRFVSNHFRKIIEHALSVFVIKSVIKPSYDAISISSDLENNRMDVFKSIQKLPYNKEQLKYLSKNAFSKNHMTGVKPYQCEICFKSFSTNRSLKRHMRTHTGEKPYQCEICSKSFSFSNNLKEHKKTHVIGKPYQCEICLKSFSQHCHLKKHNTRVHTKKEKEKRYQCEVCSKSFFANSHLKEHMRTHTGEKPYQCQICSKSFSQSTSLRIHMRVHTGEKSYPCEICFKSFSQNGYLKAHLRNHTGEKPYQCEICLKSFSRSNHLKVHMLTHSKEKPHQCEICLKSFAQNSHLKKHMNSRH; this is encoded by the exons ATGActgttcacactggagaaaaacaatatcaatgtgaaatttgtttcaagtcATTTTCTACAAACAGTAATTTGAAAGAACATATGAGAACGCATACAGGAGAAAAACCTTTTCAATGCGAAATTTGTTCGAAGTCATTTtcttattcaaataatttaaaaatacatatGATAACGCACTCTAAAGAAAAACCGtatcaatgtgaaatttgtttaaaatcgtTTACCCAAAATTGTACTTTGAAAAAACATATGAAAagtcacactggagaaaagccataTATCAGTGTGAGATTTGTTTCAAATCATTTTCGGAAAATTATA GAGCATGCTTTATCAGTATTTGTGATTAAGTCTGTAATAAAACCAAGCTATGACGCCATTTCGATCTCATCAG atctGGAGAACAATAGAATGGATGTATTCAAATCAATACAGAAACTTCCATATAATAAAGAGCAACTTAAGTATTTGTCCAAAAACGCTTTTTCGAAAAACCATATGACTGGAGTAAAACCATATCAATGTGAAATTTGCTTTAAGTCATTTTCTACAAACAGAAGTTTGAAACGACATATGAGAACGCATACAGGAGAAAAACCTTATCAATGCGAAATTTGTTCGAAGTCGTTTTCCTTCTCAAATAATTTGAAAGAACATAAGAAAACGCACGTTATAGGAAAACCGtatcaatgtgaaatttgtttaaagtcgTTTAGTCAACATTGTCATTTGAAGAAACATAATACGAGAGTCCATACgaaaaaagagaaagaaaaaCGATATCAGTGTGAAGTTTGCTCTAAGTCATTTTTTGCAAACAGCCATTTGAAAGAACATATGCGAacacatactggagaaaaaccctaTCAATGTCAAATTTGTTCGAAGTCGTTTTCCCAGTCAACTAGTCTACGGatacatatgagagtgcatactggtgagaAGTCTTATccgtgtgaaatttgtttcaagtcGTTTTCCCAAAATGGCTATTTAAAAGCCCATCTCAGAaatcacactggtgaaaaaccatatcaatgtgaaatttgtttgaagtcGTTTTCCCGTTCAAATCATTTGAAAGTACATATGCTAACGCACTCCAAAGAAAAACCGcatcaatgtgaaatttgtttaaagtcgTTTGCCCaaaattctcatttaaaaaaacatatgaaCTCGAGGCATTAA